In Clostridia bacterium, the DNA window CGGCGGTCTTGCCGACGCCCGGCTCGCCGATCAGGCAGGGGTTGTTCTTCGTGCGGCGGGAGAGGATCTGCGTGATACGCTCGATCTCCTCCTCCCTGCCGATGACGGGGTCGATCTTGCCCTGCGCCGCGAGCGCGGTAAGGTCGCGGCTGTACTTTTTCAGCGCGTCGCCCTTAGCCTTGCGGCCGCCGCCCTCGGGCTCGTCCTCCCCGGCCTCCTCCTCGTACGCCTCGCGGCATTCGGAAAGCAGCTCCTCCATAACGGCGCTGACGTTTCCGCAAAGCTCGCTGATGATGCGGCATCCGATGTTGTTATTCTCTTCGATTATCGCTATGAGCAGGTGCTCGGCGCCGATGAGCTGCTTGCCCATACGGTTCGCCTCCGCGAGCGAAAGCTCGACGATGCGCTTGGTGCGCGGAGTCAGCTCCGCGTTGACCACCTGCGCAGGATCGCCCCTGCCGATGGCGGCTTCTATCTTTTCCCGTACGGCGTCTTCGGTGACGCCGTTGTTCTCAAGCACC includes these proteins:
- a CDS encoding ATP-dependent Clp protease ATP-binding subunit ClpC, with protein sequence MYNRRFTEEASKALELSVQAAKELGHAYIGSEHLLLGLLREGGSVAAKVLENNGVTEDAVREKIEAAIGRGDPAQVVNAELTPRTKRIVELSLAEANRMGKQLIGAEHLLIAIIEENNNIGCRIISELCGNVSAVMEELLSECREAYEEEAGEDEPEGGGRKAKGDALKKYSRDLTALAAQGKIDPVIGREEEIERITQILSRRTKNNPCLIGEPGVGKTA